CTCTGTCAAAAAAAGGACTTGCAAGAGAAAGAGGATATGATATAATCCGTGAACTTATTTAAAAGCAGGAGGAAATAGAGAGATGGCGAAGGAGAAGTTTGAGAGAACGAAGCCACATATAAATGTAGGGACAATAGGACATGTAGATCATGGGAAG
The DNA window shown above is from bacterium and carries:
- a CDS encoding elongation factor Tu, encoding MAKEKFERTKPHINVGTIGHVDHGK